Proteins found in one archaeon genomic segment:
- a CDS encoding DUF1294 domain-containing protein: protein MSLLILALSPLSFWLTALNIVAFASMGLDKALARGARRRTSERSIWVLAFAGGFLGVLAGAIAFHHKTSKASFWPPVALAALAWIGLFYLYGAHL, encoded by the coding sequence ATGTCCCTCTTGATTCTGGCCCTGTCGCCGTTGAGTTTCTGGCTCACGGCGCTGAACATAGTTGCCTTCGCCTCTATGGGCCTCGACAAGGCCCTCGCTCGCGGGGCTCGCAGGCGCACCAGCGAGCGCTCGATCTGGGTCCTAGCATTTGCGGGCGGGTTCCTCGGAGTCCTCGCCGGGGCCATAGCCTTCCACCACAAGACCTCCAAGGCCTCCTTCTGGCCGCCTGTGGCACTCGCCGCCCTGGCCTGGATCGGTCTCTTCTACCTCTACGGAGCCCATCTCTAA
- a CDS encoding radical SAM protein, which yields MAQIADVSLEIKKQASKGNFIRQTQSICPDCNRILPAIVFERDNKVWMTKTCPQHGETEELYFGSYEMYSKFSRYWKDGKGTHAANVPLDVCSCPANCGLCSNHLSHTGLSNIIVTNRCDLTCWYCFFYVKKGLEGAYVYEPTLDQIREMGRSLKSERPVAGNSVQITGGEPTIREDLPTIIKILKEEGVDHIQLNTNGINLALNPGLAKRLKDAGVSNLYMSFDGTTPKTNPKNHWEAPYAIEACRRVGVGVVLVPTVIKSINDHELGDIIRFGQKNIETVHAVNFQPVSLTGRLTKTERAKYRITIPDCIERIEEQTNGEISKDGWFPVPSCSPVTGFIEAFTKKEQYELSIHFACGAGTYVFNDPDKKRLVPLPEFVDIPGMIEYLDEKSEEIYSGTNRYLVAAKVLTRLSSFVNKEKQPKSLSFAKLLTDALIKHDYTAIGQFHLKSMFLGMMHFQDKYNQDEERLQRCDIHYLTPDLRIIPFCSFNVIPEWYRDRIQQKYGMPIEAWEAKTGRKLEDGLYRGTLRRGGHVQGCGCAAGEHGEPLPIQPITGT from the coding sequence ATGGCTCAAATCGCAGACGTTAGTCTAGAAATCAAGAAACAGGCTTCCAAGGGGAACTTCATCCGACAGACGCAGTCGATCTGTCCAGACTGCAACAGAATCCTGCCGGCGATAGTCTTCGAGCGGGACAACAAGGTCTGGATGACCAAGACCTGCCCGCAGCACGGCGAGACCGAGGAGCTCTACTTCGGCTCCTACGAGATGTACAGCAAGTTCTCAAGATACTGGAAGGACGGGAAGGGGACCCACGCGGCCAACGTGCCGCTGGACGTCTGCTCCTGCCCTGCGAACTGCGGCCTCTGCTCCAACCACCTCTCGCATACGGGGCTCTCCAACATAATCGTCACCAACCGCTGCGACCTGACCTGCTGGTACTGCTTCTTCTACGTCAAGAAGGGGCTCGAAGGCGCCTACGTGTACGAGCCGACCCTTGACCAGATCCGCGAGATGGGCCGCTCGCTAAAGTCCGAACGACCCGTTGCAGGCAACTCCGTCCAAATCACCGGAGGCGAGCCGACTATCCGCGAAGACCTGCCGACCATAATCAAGATCCTGAAGGAGGAGGGAGTCGACCACATCCAGCTTAACACCAACGGAATCAACCTGGCGCTCAACCCCGGACTCGCGAAGAGGCTCAAGGACGCCGGCGTCTCGAACCTCTACATGAGCTTCGACGGCACGACCCCGAAGACCAACCCGAAGAACCACTGGGAGGCGCCATACGCCATCGAGGCCTGCCGCAGGGTGGGCGTCGGCGTAGTCCTGGTCCCGACCGTAATCAAGTCGATCAACGACCACGAGCTGGGCGACATCATCCGCTTCGGCCAGAAGAACATCGAAACGGTGCACGCAGTCAACTTCCAGCCCGTCTCGCTGACAGGAAGACTCACCAAGACCGAGAGAGCAAAGTACAGAATCACGATTCCAGACTGCATCGAGAGGATCGAAGAGCAGACCAACGGCGAGATCTCAAAGGACGGATGGTTCCCGGTCCCGTCGTGCTCGCCAGTGACCGGCTTCATCGAGGCCTTCACCAAGAAGGAGCAGTACGAGCTTTCGATCCACTTCGCATGCGGCGCCGGGACGTACGTGTTCAACGACCCGGACAAGAAACGCCTCGTCCCGCTGCCAGAGTTCGTGGACATCCCCGGGATGATCGAATACCTGGACGAAAAGTCGGAGGAGATCTACTCGGGGACGAACCGCTACCTCGTGGCAGCGAAGGTGCTGACCAGGCTGTCCTCGTTCGTCAACAAGGAGAAGCAGCCAAAGTCGCTCAGCTTCGCCAAGCTCCTCACGGACGCGCTCATCAAGCACGACTACACGGCCATCGGGCAGTTCCACCTGAAGAGCATGTTCCTAGGAATGATGCACTTCCAGGACAAGTACAACCAGGACGAGGAGAGGCTCCAGCGCTGCGACATCCACTACCTGACGCCCGACCTGAGGATAATTCCATTTTGCAGTTTTAATGTTATCCCAGAATGGTACCGCGACCGGATTCAGCAGAAGTACGGCATGCCCATCGAAGCGTGGGAGGCGAAGACCGGAAGGAAGCTGGAAGATGGCCTTTACAGAGGGACTCTACGCCGAGGTGGCCACGTTCAGGGCTGTGGCTGCGCTGCCGGCGAACACGGAGAACCTCTCCCGATTCAGCCAATAACTGGAACGTAG
- a CDS encoding TrmB family transcriptional regulator, with amino-acid sequence MAEKSGATGRQSLSERAGAALEDLGLTGSEVKAYVALLRGGTMTASDVSREARIPYSKVYEALEALHKKGWVEEQKSRPIFYTAKPPDTALEELRSRQETERSEKERLALDELMGVYVSRGEQEKPDIWIMRGTNEILSRVKNLLLNCRTELLIALPPSLLPFTERIEPLLAALKEKGVRCMVLTSPELPKEAGEQLGRYSEIRVRKTMYGGGLISDSREVVLLLGGGEQGGLPLAIWASHHGLASFAKDYFEFLWNSQGTSRV; translated from the coding sequence ATGGCCGAAAAGAGCGGCGCGACCGGAAGGCAGTCGTTGAGCGAGCGGGCCGGGGCCGCCTTAGAGGACCTTGGTCTGACTGGGAGCGAAGTCAAGGCCTACGTGGCCCTCCTTAGAGGCGGAACGATGACCGCGAGCGACGTCAGCAGGGAGGCGAGGATACCCTACTCAAAGGTCTACGAGGCTCTGGAGGCGCTACACAAGAAGGGGTGGGTCGAGGAGCAGAAGAGCAGGCCGATCTTCTACACTGCGAAGCCGCCGGACACCGCGCTGGAGGAGCTCAGGTCAAGGCAGGAGACGGAGAGGAGCGAGAAGGAGAGGCTTGCGCTGGACGAACTGATGGGAGTCTACGTGAGCAGGGGCGAGCAGGAGAAGCCGGACATCTGGATCATGAGGGGGACCAACGAGATACTTTCGAGGGTCAAGAACCTGCTATTGAACTGCAGGACAGAGCTACTGATCGCCCTGCCGCCTTCGCTGCTGCCCTTCACCGAGAGGATCGAGCCCCTCCTGGCCGCGCTCAAGGAGAAGGGGGTGAGGTGCATGGTGCTCACCTCCCCGGAGCTTCCGAAGGAGGCCGGTGAGCAGCTAGGTAGGTACTCGGAGATCAGGGTGAGGAAGACGATGTATGGGGGAGGCCTCATCTCGGACTCGAGGGAGGTGGTCCTCCTTCTGGGAGGAGGGGAGCAGGGGGGCCTTCCGCTCGCCATCTGGGCGTCGCACCACGGGCTGGCCAGCTTCGCGAAGGACTACTTCGAGTTCCTGTGGAATTCGCAGGGGACCTCCAGGGTATGA
- a CDS encoding DUF309 domain-containing protein, translating into MRFAPGEKNQDPLTAARSVATTLGLQVRNPKRSSYGATEVDVFAPSSGDFQTFLSAIEPLAKVEFVHDLNEAPKHATDEEVLRDARELFNSERYWECHEVLEGLWRVKQGPEKNLLQGLILVCAGLVHHQKSKDQVGIGVLRRAAIQLEYPDPLYHGIDLSNLRSEVAEIIRSGRFAVFAV; encoded by the coding sequence GTGCGATTCGCGCCTGGGGAGAAGAACCAAGACCCTCTGACCGCGGCACGGTCTGTCGCGACTACCCTCGGACTGCAGGTCCGCAACCCGAAGCGATCATCCTATGGGGCGACGGAGGTCGACGTCTTCGCGCCTTCCTCGGGTGACTTCCAGACCTTCCTCTCGGCGATCGAGCCGCTCGCAAAGGTAGAGTTCGTCCACGACCTGAACGAGGCTCCTAAGCACGCGACCGACGAAGAGGTGCTAAGAGATGCGCGAGAGCTCTTCAATTCTGAGAGGTACTGGGAGTGCCACGAGGTTCTCGAAGGCCTGTGGAGGGTGAAACAAGGTCCCGAGAAGAACCTTCTCCAGGGCCTGATCCTCGTGTGTGCCGGGCTCGTCCATCACCAGAAGTCCAAAGACCAAGTCGGGATAGGCGTGCTGAGAAGAGCCGCGATCCAGCTGGAGTACCCGGACCCGCTCTACCACGGAATTGACCTCTCTAACCTCAGGTCAGAGGTCGCCGAAATCATCAGAAGCGGGCGATTCGCCGTCTTTGCAGTCTAG
- a CDS encoding arcadin 1, protein MAKVKVNRISSVTDPLSGLPAKQIELVEVRDSRRPEMFPPSDEGRLVQGMVSQLQSMGLMPQMREFGFSKVVMTLTESEYDMLGIRLDVNEVYELDIRNGALTLQKHTEGT, encoded by the coding sequence ATGGCAAAGGTCAAGGTCAACAGGATAAGCAGCGTCACTGACCCGCTCTCTGGCCTGCCGGCCAAGCAGATCGAGCTGGTGGAGGTCAGGGACTCGAGGAGGCCTGAGATGTTTCCGCCCAGCGACGAGGGCAGGCTCGTTCAGGGGATGGTCTCTCAGCTGCAGTCGATGGGCCTGATGCCGCAGATGAGAGAGTTCGGGTTCTCCAAGGTCGTAATGACCCTCACTGAGTCAGAGTACGACATGCTCGGAATCAGGCTGGATGTCAACGAAGTCTACGAACTCGACATCAGGAACGGAGCTCTAACCTTGCAGAAACACACCGAAGGAACCTAG
- a CDS encoding peroxiredoxin, with amino-acid sequence MTGGVEKGDRAPDFSLPSQQGRLVSLRDFVGKKRVVLYFYPKDFTVGCTAEAKTFSENYDEIKSLDAEVLGISSDSIESHGEFAEDCKVEFPLLSDSEGGVRRQYGIRRSFGLVPGRVTFVIDRRGIVVKSFNSQVDPRRHVREAIEALRDSEVEEEARSRQLKSGPST; translated from the coding sequence TTGACAGGCGGCGTCGAGAAGGGCGACCGGGCCCCTGACTTCTCACTTCCATCGCAGCAAGGCAGGCTGGTGTCGTTGCGCGATTTCGTGGGCAAGAAGAGGGTCGTGCTGTACTTCTATCCAAAGGACTTCACAGTGGGCTGCACGGCCGAGGCCAAGACATTCAGTGAGAATTATGATGAGATCAAGAGTTTGGACGCCGAGGTCTTGGGCATAAGTTCCGATTCCATCGAGAGTCACGGGGAATTCGCAGAAGACTGTAAGGTCGAGTTCCCGCTGCTCAGCGACTCCGAGGGTGGCGTGAGGCGTCAGTACGGCATCCGTCGCTCTTTCGGGCTTGTCCCCGGGAGGGTCACTTTCGTAATCGACCGGAGAGGGATAGTGGTCAAGTCCTTCAATTCTCAGGTCGACCCCAGGAGGCATGTGAGAGAGGCGATCGAGGCGCTCCGGGACTCCGAAGTTGAAGAGGAAGCAAGGTCCCGACAGTTGAAGAGCGGACCATCTACTTGA
- a CDS encoding 7-cyano-7-deazaguanine synthase, which translates to MPSLKGLGRKARRRTSGTRKAIVLLSGGIDSATCLYLLRREHDVRAITFEYRGIVASELASARAIAAHAGVREHRVVRLPDLREAADIGAEKFPGRPPSYIPARNAVFYGLAASFAEEVGAVVVAGGHHKEDAVRFPDASPAFFSALERALLVGTPALRRRGMRIVLPLRTLSKSQVLRRASREGVPLQLTWSCHRDGRLHCWKCEGCLWRVRSFREAGVSDPLLGLQGNMQGPESRPKHRASP; encoded by the coding sequence TTGCCCAGCCTGAAGGGACTCGGTCGAAAGGCCCGCCGAAGGACGTCCGGTACGAGAAAGGCGATAGTCCTCCTCTCGGGCGGCATCGACTCCGCGACGTGCCTCTACCTCCTGAGGAGAGAACATGACGTGCGTGCCATCACTTTCGAGTACAGAGGTATCGTAGCTTCAGAGCTCGCCTCGGCAAGGGCCATAGCGGCGCACGCAGGCGTCAGAGAGCACAGAGTTGTTCGACTCCCCGACCTGCGCGAGGCCGCGGACATTGGCGCCGAGAAGTTCCCCGGCAGGCCGCCCAGCTACATACCGGCCAGAAACGCGGTCTTCTACGGCCTGGCGGCTTCCTTCGCAGAGGAGGTCGGCGCTGTCGTAGTGGCCGGAGGACATCACAAGGAGGACGCCGTGAGGTTCCCAGACGCGAGCCCTGCTTTCTTCTCTGCGCTCGAGCGGGCGCTGCTCGTGGGCACCCCTGCTCTGAGACGGAGGGGGATGAGGATAGTGTTACCGCTCAGGACTCTTTCAAAGTCCCAAGTCTTGCGCAGAGCGTCCAGAGAGGGTGTGCCCCTCCAGCTCACCTGGAGTTGTCATAGGGACGGAAGGCTCCACTGTTGGAAGTGCGAGGGATGCCTTTGGAGGGTGAGGTCCTTCAGGGAGGCGGGAGTCAGCGACCCGCTTCTCGGGTTACAAGGAAACATGCAGGGTCCAGAGTCCCGCCCGAAGCACCGAGCATCACCTTAA
- a CDS encoding DUF72 domain-containing protein, producing the protein MGDLLIGTSGWSYKEWNGVFYPSSSTNKLSYYATVFGTVEIDSTFYAYPSKGLVFGWARYTPDDFVFSAKLPRLLTHEKRLDASKGVEADLIRFLSLMKPLIAGGKMGPILIQLPPSFTYSQDYDALKAFLGVLPEDVRFAVEFRHPSWLKEEVWSLLKSKNVANVIVDEPLLPPDPVVTADFSFIRWHGRGSRPWYNYRYSDAQLSDWVPRVNEVASRVKKTFGYFNNHFHGFAVENSVKMMGKLGVSNPRQEEAGKKATLFLEGGGGKDGEGSMLEFIGGKGG; encoded by the coding sequence ATGGGAGACCTTCTGATCGGGACGTCGGGATGGTCGTACAAGGAGTGGAACGGCGTCTTCTACCCAAGCTCGAGCACCAACAAGCTCAGCTACTATGCGACTGTCTTCGGGACCGTTGAAATCGACTCCACTTTCTACGCCTACCCTTCGAAGGGCCTGGTCTTCGGTTGGGCGAGATACACCCCTGACGACTTCGTCTTCAGCGCCAAGCTCCCCAGGCTCCTGACCCATGAGAAGCGGCTCGACGCCTCGAAGGGAGTAGAGGCCGACCTCATCAGGTTCCTGAGCCTGATGAAGCCCCTGATAGCCGGGGGAAAGATGGGGCCGATACTGATCCAACTGCCACCGAGCTTCACCTATTCCCAGGACTACGACGCGCTTAAGGCCTTCCTCGGAGTCCTCCCCGAGGACGTCAGGTTCGCGGTCGAGTTCAGGCACCCCTCATGGCTCAAGGAGGAGGTGTGGTCCCTCCTGAAGAGCAAGAATGTGGCCAATGTGATTGTCGACGAGCCCCTCCTCCCGCCTGACCCAGTGGTCACCGCCGATTTCTCGTTCATCAGATGGCATGGGAGGGGGTCGAGGCCCTGGTACAACTACAGGTATAGCGACGCCCAGCTCTCTGACTGGGTCCCGAGGGTCAACGAGGTCGCTTCGAGGGTCAAGAAGACGTTTGGTTACTTCAACAACCACTTCCACGGCTTCGCGGTCGAGAACTCAGTCAAAATGATGGGCAAGCTGGGCGTTTCGAACCCGAGGCAGGAGGAGGCAGGGAAGAAGGCGACTTTGTTTCTTGAAGGAGGGGGAGGGAAGGACGGAGAGGGGAGCATGCTCGAGTTCATCGGCGGGAAGGGTGGCTGA
- a CDS encoding NAD(+)/NADH kinase, giving the protein MKEGEGRTERGACSSSSAGRVADSKVKLLMGDGKPKVNPSELKETIEKAGMSVGDRKADFGLVVGGDGRFGRYGRTESIPLLFVGVRSRRATGSKAFMAAAYYDDLPAVLQEMGKGNYAVAEHKRLEVLKNGRQLGEVFTDVYLERGAESTCLRYRVTIEGQEGAFEDEAIGDGAVVTTAAGATGYYSYPDRISGGTMDPTAHSAVGEDQIGICHVTPTFTRRAGTELHPLRYTLPWGTRVELTLFRKADARLYGTTDDRGGVKVTMKDRITVLPGKRVTRLVSVPHSGVE; this is encoded by the coding sequence TTGAAGGAGGGGGAGGGAAGGACGGAGAGGGGAGCATGCTCGAGTTCATCGGCGGGAAGGGTGGCTGATTCGAAGGTCAAGCTGCTCATGGGGGATGGGAAGCCGAAGGTCAACCCATCGGAGTTGAAAGAGACGATCGAGAAGGCGGGTATGAGCGTAGGGGACAGGAAGGCAGACTTCGGGTTAGTTGTGGGGGGAGACGGGAGGTTCGGGAGGTACGGGAGGACGGAGTCGATCCCGCTCCTCTTCGTCGGCGTGCGTTCAAGGAGGGCGACGGGTTCCAAGGCGTTCATGGCTGCTGCGTACTACGACGACCTCCCGGCAGTCCTCCAGGAGATGGGCAAGGGGAACTACGCCGTGGCGGAGCACAAGAGGCTCGAGGTCTTGAAGAACGGGAGGCAGCTTGGCGAGGTCTTCACCGACGTGTACCTGGAGAGAGGAGCGGAGAGCACCTGCCTGAGGTACCGCGTGACGATCGAGGGACAGGAGGGCGCCTTCGAGGACGAGGCGATAGGGGACGGAGCCGTGGTTACAACCGCTGCGGGAGCAACCGGCTACTACTCGTACCCGGACAGGATCAGCGGTGGGACAATGGACCCGACTGCCCACTCCGCGGTGGGGGAGGACCAGATTGGCATCTGCCACGTGACACCCACGTTCACCAGGAGAGCGGGCACGGAACTCCATCCCCTAAGGTACACGCTTCCGTGGGGGACCAGGGTGGAGCTGACCCTGTTCAGGAAGGCCGACGCACGCCTCTACGGCACGACTGACGACAGGGGAGGGGTCAAGGTTACGATGAAGGACAGGATCACGGTCCTGCCCGGAAAGAGGGTCACGAGGCTCGTTTCAGTTCCGCACTCAGGCGTGGAATAG
- a CDS encoding APC family permease has translation MPQLLPRVRTAALGFKVVGFAVGLALVSLGVGIAFDEFTYLSSTPLVGVGDVVVLLATGSMIFAGGALVAQLPESLTARFKRIPGLARRRPVYGFGTMVAVGVGATLGSPLFILIPLNVEQYEVVSIASLGLATLLSLGMAKVYSDMYKESRAQGQEGVGGPSFAKLAWGRRSVRYFVSRVSMWVANTALAAYTKIVFLVFDFAFLPRILSAYGLGGETTNIVVYGLAAAFVLWTLVNVLFERRYLKALGNIQVVLTGGLVVMLALHSLSLGGAGGWDLTGLFQPIAGGGWPWALIVNTGYLYLLFFGFQEIQALERDALERSKIPIISNLRKGFTMERTRYLGVAMVASVLIAASLNILYGLAVFSAHPDQGGLVGSQIPAIYLAQTFLGTGQELLVAAAFLIAAVTTFVPAFLAAARHLSALGEDGYMPESLASASWLFTLVAIFLLAIGSQNFLVNITDFMVLLSLGVVTLSAVALKGRPQGRRIGKSKLALVISGSCFLFGGAVYFIDPTVVVFGSVAVIFAYLVFDIIELGNLGLQLFASVFGLVCAAALTSFKHTVLLKGIVQAATFGVVSESDALIVGGLLLGAVLLTGNLVLDVKVLRRTVRG, from the coding sequence GTGCCCCAGCTCCTTCCGAGGGTCAGGACCGCAGCCCTTGGGTTCAAGGTAGTCGGCTTCGCGGTGGGCCTGGCCCTGGTCTCTCTGGGGGTCGGGATCGCATTCGATGAGTTCACCTATCTTTCGAGCACGCCTCTGGTAGGAGTGGGGGACGTCGTCGTCCTCCTCGCGACAGGCTCGATGATCTTTGCGGGAGGGGCGCTGGTCGCACAGCTGCCCGAGTCGCTCACTGCGAGGTTCAAGAGGATACCCGGGTTGGCGAGAAGGAGGCCAGTCTACGGGTTTGGGACGATGGTAGCGGTGGGCGTGGGCGCGACCCTAGGGTCGCCCCTCTTCATCCTCATCCCTCTCAATGTCGAGCAGTACGAGGTGGTTTCGATAGCCTCGCTCGGTCTTGCCACGCTCCTGTCGCTCGGGATGGCTAAGGTCTACTCGGACATGTACAAGGAGTCAAGGGCGCAAGGGCAGGAAGGGGTCGGAGGTCCTTCCTTCGCGAAGCTGGCGTGGGGGCGAAGGAGCGTCAGGTACTTCGTTTCAAGGGTCTCGATGTGGGTAGCTAACACCGCGCTGGCGGCGTACACGAAGATAGTCTTCCTCGTCTTCGACTTTGCTTTCCTCCCTAGGATCCTTTCGGCTTATGGCCTCGGGGGGGAGACGACCAACATAGTAGTCTACGGGCTCGCGGCCGCCTTCGTCCTCTGGACTCTCGTCAACGTGCTCTTCGAAAGGCGGTATCTCAAGGCCCTCGGCAACATACAGGTTGTGCTCACGGGGGGGCTCGTCGTCATGCTGGCGCTCCACTCACTTTCGCTCGGGGGGGCGGGTGGCTGGGACCTGACGGGGCTCTTCCAGCCGATAGCAGGCGGAGGGTGGCCGTGGGCCCTCATAGTCAACACGGGATACCTCTACCTGCTCTTCTTCGGGTTCCAGGAGATCCAGGCCTTGGAGAGGGACGCACTTGAGAGGTCCAAGATTCCGATAATCTCCAACCTGAGGAAGGGATTCACCATGGAGAGGACCAGGTACCTGGGCGTCGCGATGGTGGCTAGCGTGCTCATCGCGGCGTCGTTGAACATATTGTATGGGCTGGCGGTCTTCTCAGCCCATCCTGACCAGGGAGGGCTGGTCGGCTCCCAGATCCCGGCGATCTATTTGGCGCAGACCTTCCTCGGGACCGGCCAAGAACTCCTCGTCGCGGCCGCATTTCTGATCGCCGCGGTCACCACCTTCGTGCCCGCCTTCCTTGCCGCCGCCAGGCACCTCAGCGCCCTCGGAGAGGACGGGTACATGCCGGAGTCCCTGGCAAGCGCCTCCTGGCTTTTCACCCTGGTCGCGATCTTTCTTCTCGCGATAGGAAGTCAGAATTTCCTGGTCAACATAACCGACTTCATGGTTCTGTTGAGCCTCGGAGTGGTCACGCTCTCAGCCGTGGCCCTGAAAGGGAGGCCGCAGGGAAGGAGGATCGGCAAGTCGAAGCTGGCCCTGGTCATCAGCGGGTCCTGCTTCTTGTTCGGGGGCGCGGTATACTTCATCGACCCCACGGTGGTGGTCTTCGGGAGCGTAGCCGTGATCTTCGCATACCTGGTCTTCGACATCATCGAGCTCGGCAACCTCGGGTTGCAGCTGTTCGCATCCGTCTTCGGGCTCGTCTGCGCAGCGGCCCTGACCTCCTTCAAGCACACCGTGCTCCTGAAGGGCATCGTCCAGGCTGCGACGTTCGGAGTCGTCTCGGAGTCCGACGCGCTGATAGTCGGCGGCCTGCTCCTAGGAGCGGTCCTGTTGACCGGCAACCTTGTGCTGGACGTCAAGGTGCTGAGGAGGACCGTTAGAGGTTGA
- a CDS encoding DUF1801 domain-containing protein, with the protein MKDRIQELKSGDKEDGESVVLAKIAGMREPDRTTGKRLHAIIKASAPGLAPKLWYGMPAYAKDGKVVCFFQAAQKFNSRYATLGFSDKANLDEGAIWPTTFALKGLGAAEDARIAALVKKAVS; encoded by the coding sequence ATGAAGGATCGCATCCAAGAGTTGAAGTCGGGGGACAAGGAAGATGGGGAGAGCGTCGTGCTCGCGAAGATCGCCGGGATGCGGGAGCCCGACCGCACGACGGGCAAACGGCTCCACGCAATCATCAAGGCCAGTGCGCCCGGCCTTGCGCCGAAGCTCTGGTACGGGATGCCTGCTTACGCCAAGGACGGCAAGGTCGTCTGTTTCTTCCAAGCGGCGCAGAAGTTCAACTCGAGGTATGCGACGTTGGGCTTCAGCGACAAGGCGAATCTCGATGAAGGTGCTATCTGGCCGACCACCTTCGCGCTGAAGGGGTTGGGTGCCGCGGAAGATGCAAGAATCGCTGCGCTCGTGAAGAAAGCCGTGAGCTAA
- a CDS encoding Lrp/AsnC ligand binding domain-containing protein, protein MITTNMNPTTIIASVQPRMLSQVTEQLKHTQGITYFSPVTGRFDLAIELKAADQKQVYELVNKIRSITGVTSTRTYTPFEGFANGKNVQATDALALVLLQVNENAQKVLQSLEQHPQVRNASVVPGEFDILATVYGKNQDEVLSSVSKIAEVQGVKSSETLLAYRPIWA, encoded by the coding sequence ATGATAACTACCAACATGAATCCAACAACCATAATCGCATCTGTTCAGCCGAGGATGCTCAGCCAAGTGACTGAGCAGCTAAAGCACACTCAGGGAATCACCTACTTCTCACCAGTGACCGGCAGGTTCGATCTAGCGATTGAGCTGAAGGCCGCAGACCAAAAGCAGGTCTACGAACTGGTCAACAAGATCCGATCCATTACCGGGGTCACATCAACAAGAACCTACACGCCTTTCGAAGGCTTTGCAAACGGCAAGAACGTTCAGGCAACTGACGCTCTCGCACTGGTCCTGTTGCAAGTCAACGAGAACGCGCAGAAGGTCCTCCAGTCTCTAGAACAGCACCCACAAGTACGCAATGCATCCGTTGTACCAGGCGAATTCGACATCCTAGCGACTGTATACGGGAAGAACCAAGACGAAGTTCTCTCCTCAGTCTCGAAGATTGCCGAAGTGCAAGGGGTGAAGTCATCCGAGACTCTGTTAGCCTACAGGCCCATCTGGGCGTAG
- a CDS encoding ribbon-helix-helix protein, CopG family, with translation MSEAVSVRLPEDIAKRLDDLARSLDRPKTYIVTKALKEYLEEYEDYLVALHRLNDKDDKVVSQKDLVKLAR, from the coding sequence ATGAGCGAAGCTGTATCGGTTAGGTTGCCCGAGGACATAGCGAAGCGGTTGGATGACCTAGCGAGGTCGCTAGACCGCCCCAAGACGTACATCGTCACAAAAGCACTAAAGGAGTACCTCGAGGAGTATGAAGACTATCTCGTCGCACTCCACAGGCTGAACGACAAGGACGACAAGGTCGTCTCGCAGAAAGACCTGGTCAAGCTTGCCCGGTAG
- a CDS encoding type II toxin-antitoxin system RelE/ParE family toxin, producing the protein MPGRILYKSSVSRDLKKISPKDGTRILNQIGTTLSESPRGGEALHGEFQGLFKLRVGDYRVVYAIFGPDILVLRIRHRGKAYD; encoded by the coding sequence TTGCCCGGTAGGATCCTTTACAAGTCGTCCGTAAGCCGCGACCTCAAGAAGATCAGCCCGAAGGACGGGACTAGGATCCTAAATCAGATCGGGACGACCTTGAGTGAGAGCCCAAGGGGCGGCGAGGCGCTACATGGAGAGTTCCAGGGACTATTCAAACTCAGAGTGGGGGACTACAGGGTCGTATATGCGATATTTGGTCCTGACATTCTCGTACTCAGAATCAGACACAGAGGCAAAGCGTATGACTAG